A genome region from Musa acuminata AAA Group cultivar baxijiao chromosome BXJ3-5, Cavendish_Baxijiao_AAA, whole genome shotgun sequence includes the following:
- the LOC103986034 gene encoding splicing factor-like protein 1, translating into MDDAAAFSSSSAPSAEFGAHQTLIPPPPSHPPPPPPPSHETLDHGFPPPPPPETVADPYQYHALDPQTLAKDLHPNGPLSKPDERPVISGNAVTHSGTDKDCSGGEEEASSRRRRRRSRWDPPPSEGDQNGGGDGAGDGSGTGRKRKSRWAEEEPKPTVQLPDFMKEFTADLDPEVQALNFRLLEISRRLQSNLPLDDRPEGARSPSPEPIYDNMGIRINTREYRARERLNKERQEIISQLIQRNPAFRPPADYRPPKLQKKLYIPMKEYPGYNFIGLIIGPRGNTQKRMEKETGAKIVIRGKGSIKEGKLLQKRDYKPDPAENEDLHVLVEAETQESLEAASAMIEKLLQPVDEVLNEHKRQQLRELAALNGTIRDEEFCRLCGEPGHRQYACPARTSTFKSDVLCKICGDGGHPTIDCPMKGAGKKMDDEYQNFLAELGGAAPESSTKQNIALPLLGSSTSGSNPSGAQGNLIKKEIDDTNLYIGYLPPTFDDDSLIRLFSPFGDIVMAKVIKDRVSSLSKGYGFVKYSDVSMANQAIASMNGYHLEGRVIAVRVAGKPAQPTVPPGPPAPPASAGGYPSQQYIPGGPIVNAPPPPGSYAPVPWGPPVPPPYAPYVPPPPGSSMYTPIQGQPLPPYAMQYPPQQQAAPPGVPVQNTPSSEAMQNLPPGVQPQSASTVTPPVPSDIYGTGSVPGVVPAIAPPSFSPATYGYPPYYAPVVPPVPPPSFDPSLSIGNVPWVTNTTQPQPVSSAEQSTTHGSDVEYEKLMSELK; encoded by the coding sequence ATGGACGATGCCGccgccttctcctcttcctccgctcCTTCCGCCGAATTCGGAGCCCACCAAACCCTAATCCCACCGCCTCCCTCTCATCCACCGCCCCCTCCTCCCCCTTCGCACGAAACCCTAGATCACGGGTTCCCTCCCCCTCCACCTCCCGAAACCGTCGCTGATCCTTACCAATATCATGCCCTCGATCCGcaaaccctagccaaggatttgcatCCGAATGGCCCGCTTTCGAAGCCCGACGAGCGGCCGGTGATCTCCGGAAACGCCGTCACCCACAGCGGCACCGACAAGGACTGCTCCGGCGGGGAGGAGGAGGCCAGCAGTCGCCGCCGACGCCGGCGCAGCCGGTGGGACCCCCCTCCGTCCGAGGGTGACCAGAACGGCGGCGGCGACGGGGCCGGTGACGGCAGTGGTACTGGGAGGAAGAGGAAGTCCCGATGGGCGGAGGAGGAGCCCAAGCCCACCGTCCAGCTCCCGGACTTCATGAAGGAGTTCACCGCGGACCTTGATCCTGAGGTCCAGGCCCTAAATTTTAGGCTTCTTGAGATCAGCCGTCGGTTACAATCAAATTTGCCTCTGGATGACCGCCCTGAGGGTGCTCGCTCGCCGTCCCCCGAGCCCATCTATGATAATATGGGAATCCGGATTAATACCCGCGAGTACCGTGCCCGTGAGCGGCTCAATAAAGAACGGCAAGAGATCATCTCTCAGCTCATCCAGCGGAATCCAGCGTTCCGACCTCCAGCAGACTACCGGCCTCCCAAGCTGCAGAAGAAGCTTTATATCCCCATGAAGGAGTATCCAGGCTACAACTTCATTGGCCTCATCATTGGTCCACGAGGGAACACGCAGAAAAGGATGGAGAAGGAGACTGGTGCCAAGATCGTTATCCGTGGTAAAGGGTCTATAAAGGAGGGCAAATTGCTGCAGAAGAGGGATTATAAGCCCGACCCTGCAGAGAACGAAGATTTACACGTGCTGGTGGAAGCTGAGACACAGGAATCACTCGAGGCTGCTTCTGCCATGATTGAGAAGCTTCTGCAGCCTGTCGATGAAGTGCTGAATGAACATAAGAGGCAGCAGCTGAGGGAACTCGCAGCCCTGAATGGAACTATCAGAGATGAGGAGTTCTGTAGGTTGTGTGGTGAGCCCGGGCACCGGCAGTATGCTTGTCCTGCACGTACCTCAACATTTAAGAGTGACGTTCTGTGTAAAATCTGTGGTGATGGAGGACATCCAACTATCGACTGCCCCATGAAAGGTGCTGGCAAGAAGATGGATGATGAATACCAGAACTTCTTAGCTGAACTTGGTGGTGCTGCTCCAGAGTCCTCCACTAAGCAGAACATTGCATTGCCGCTTCTTGGTTCAAGCACTTCTGGGAGCAATCCTAGTGGTGCACAAGGAAACCTGATTAAGAAGGAGATCGATGATACAAATCTTTATATTGGGTACTTACCCCCTACTTTTGATGATGATAGCTTGATTAGATTGTTCTCGCCCTTCGGTGATATTGTGATGGCAAAGGTTATCAAGGATCGAGTCTCTAGTTTAAGCAAAGGTTATGGTTTTGTGAAGTACTCTGATGTATCTATGGCCAATCAAGCAATAGCTAGTATGAATGGTTATCATCTAGAAGGAAGAGTTATAGCTGTTAGAGTGGCTGGGAAGCCAGCACAGCCAACGGTACCCCCAGGTCCTCCAGCTCCCCCTGCCTCAGCAGGTGGATATCCTTCTCAGCAGTATATTCCTGGTGGACCCATTGTAAACGCCCCACCTCCACCTGGAAGTTATGCCCCGGTCCCTTGGGGTCCACCAGTTCCCCCTCCATATGCTCCCTATGTCCCCCCACCACCTGGTTCTAGCATGTACACTCCAATTCAAGGTCAGCCACTGCCTCCTTATGCAATGCAGTATCCACCTCAGCAACAAGCTGCTCCTCCTGGTGTGCCAGTGCAAAATACACCTTCtagtgaagcaatgcaaaaccttCCTCCTGGAGTGCAGCCACAGAGTGCTAGTACAGTTACTCCACCTGTACCAAGTGACATCTATGGTACTGGTTCAGTACCAGGAGTTGTTCCAGCCATTGCTCCACCATCATTTTCTCCTGCTACTTATGGATATCCACCTTACTATGCTCCAGTTGTGCCACCAGTTCCACCTCCCAGTTTCGATCCTTCGCTGAGCATTGGAAATGTACCATGGGTCACGAACACGACACAGCCCCAGCCTGTATCTTCTGCAGAACAATCAACTACTCATGGATCAGATGTGGAGTATGAGAAGTTAATGTCAGAGTTGAA